The Streptomyces sp. ALI-76-A nucleotide sequence GTGATCGTCGCCGGGGTGACCCAGGCGACCGCGCTCCTCGGTTTCGTCCTCCGCGCGCGCGGGGTGCGTTCCGTCGGGGTCGAGGACCCCGGAAGCCCCCAGCACGCCGAGCTGTACGCGGCGGCCGGCGTCACCACGGTGCCGGTGCCCCTGGACGGCGAGGGCCTCGCCGTCGAAGCGCTGCGGGCCTCGGGTGTACGGGCCGTGGTGACGACCCCCGCCCACCAGTTCCCCACCGGGGTCGCCTACTCCGCGCGGCGCCGCGCCGACCTGCTCGACTGGGCGCGGTCCGTGGACGGCCTCGTCCTGGAGGACGACTACGACGGCGACTTCCGCTACGACCGCGCCCCCGTCGGCGCGTTGCAGGGGCTCGACCCGGAACACGTGGCCTACACCGGCTCGGTCAGCAAGTCCCTCGCGCCGGGGCTGCGGCTGGGCTGGCTGCTGGTCCCGGACCCGCTCGTCGAGGAGGTCGTCGCCCGCAAGCGGACCCTGGACCTCGGTCATCCCTCCCTGGACCAGGCGCTGTTCGCCCGGTTCGTGGAGCGCGGCGACTACGACCGCCAGTTGCGCCGCTGCCAACGCGCCTACCGGGAACGGCGGGACGCCCTCGTCACCGCCCTGGAGGAGCACTTCCCCGGCACGGAGGTGTCCGGGATCTCCGCGGGACTGCACGTCATCGCCGCGCTGCCGGAGCGCTACGGCCCCCAGGACCGGTTCCTCGCGGACCTGGCGGCGGCCGGGGTGGCCGTACGCCCGCTGTCGGACTGCAGACACGTGCGTACCGAGGCCGACGGCAAGGGCACGATCCGGCTGGTCCTCGGGTACGCGCACCTGTCGCCCGCGCGCATCCGGGACGGCGTACGGAGGATGGCCGAGGCGGCCGCCTGCTGACGGGCGTCACGGCCACAGGCTGACCGGCGTGGTGGGGGCCATCCCGGCGGGCGTGACGGGGCCTATGCCGACGGGCCTGGCGAGCCGCATGCCGACGGGCGTGGCTGGTCCCGAGCCGACGGGCTGGCAGCCGCACGCCGTGCATACCAGCGGGCGTGGCTGGTCCCGAGCCGACGGACATGGCGGCCGCCTGCCGACCAGCCCGACGCACGCACGGGCCACATGCCGACGGGCGTGGCTGGTCCCATGCCCGCGGTGGGGCGGGTGGGCGTTCGGCGGGTTCGTGCCTGTCGGGGGAGACCTGTGGGCGGGTGGATGTGCGGCGGTCGTGCGGAGGTGTCCGTCGGGCGGGCAGGTGTGCGGCGGTTCTGCGTGACGGGGGCGGCCCGTGGGGGCGGGTGGGTGTGCGGCGGTCGTGTACGCGAGGGGCCCGCCGTGTGGGGCAGGTCGGTGTGCGGCGGAGGTCTCCCCCGACGCGCACGAACCCGTTCGAACACCCACCCCTCCCGACAGGCCCCGACAGAGCCACCGGATCCCGCGTGGCGGGCCACCGCCGGTCATGCCGCGCACACGGGTCCCCTTGTGCTCGGGGTCAGTTGTTCACCTGTGGTTTCCGTGCGCGCTGCGGCGCCCCCGTAGTTGTGGCACTGCACACTGGCCGGATCCCGTTCCCCGGAGGCGTCTCCATGTCCCACCGTCCGCTTCCCGGCCGCCGCAGTGTTCTGCGCGGCTCCCTGGCCGCCTCGGCGGCCCTGACCCTGCCCGGCGCGCTCGGCGCGGCGCCGGCCTTCGCCCTGTCCGGGCGCCCGAAGGCGGGCTGGGGCGTGCAGACGGGAGACGTGACCACCGACTCCGGTCTGGTGTGGGTGCGCTCCGACCGGCCGGCCCGGATGATCGTCGAGACGTCCGCGACGGAGTCGTTCCGCAATCCGCGCAGATGGCACGGACCGCTGCTCGGCACGGGCACGGACTTCACCGGCACCACGCGGCTGCGCGGGCTGCCGTCGGGCGAGCAGATCCACTACCGCGTCCTGCTCGCCGACCCGGACGACCCGCGCCGCACCGGCGAGCCGGTGACCGGCACCTTCCGCACGGCGTCCGCCAGGCGGCGCGACGGCGTGCGGTTCGTCTGGTCCGGCGACCTGGCCGGGCAGGGCTGGGGCATCAACCCGGACCTCGGCGGCTACCGGATCTACGACGCGATGGCGGCGCTCGACCCGGACTTCTTCCTGTGCAGCGGCGACAACATCTACGCCGACGGCCCGATCAGCGCGACCGCCGCCCTGCCCGACGGCGGCACCTGGCGGAACATCACCACCGAGGAGAAGTCCAAGGTCGCCGAGACCCTGGCCGAGTTCCGCGGCAATTTCCGGTACAACCTGCTGGACGACAACCTGAAGAGGTTCAACGCCCAGGTGCCGTCCATCATCCAGTGGGACGACCACGAGGTCACCAACAACTGGTACCCGGGCGAGATCCTCGGTGACGCCCGGTACACGGAGAAGCGGGTCGACGTCCTCGCCGCCCGCGCCCGGCAGGCGTTCGCGGAGTACTTCCCGATCTCGACGCTGCGCCGCCCCGACGGCCGGGTCCACCGGGTCCAGCACCACGGCCCGCTACTGGACGTCTTCGTCCTCGACATGCGCACCTACCGCAACGCGAACTCGACGGACGACCAGCCCGCCGACGCGCAGGGCATCCTCGGCCGCGAGCAGCTGGAGTGGCTCAAGCGCGAGCTGGCCCGCTCCCGCGCGGTGTGGAAGGTGATCGCCTCCGACATGCCGATCGGCCTGGTCGTCCCGGACACCGGTGACGGCAAGCCGAACATCGAGGCCGTCGCGCAGGGCGACCCGGGCGCGCCGCTCGGCCGTGAGCTCCAGATCGCCGAACTGCTGCGGTTCGTCAAGCACCGGCGGATCACCGGCACGGTGTGGCTGACCGCCGACGTCCACTACACCTCGGC carries:
- a CDS encoding PLP-dependent aminotransferase family protein, which translates into the protein MLLPAASAPARARGRALQEALRAAVRSGRLTAGTRLPSSRDLAADLGVSRGLVTEAYEQLTAEGYLRSGRGAGTWVGDAVRAARPRARDLAPRSPGAKADFVPGTPDLALFPRAAWAAAQRGVLAEVAHQELGYPDPRGLPRLRTALAELLARRRGVVADPERIVIVAGVTQATALLGFVLRARGVRSVGVEDPGSPQHAELYAAAGVTTVPVPLDGEGLAVEALRASGVRAVVTTPAHQFPTGVAYSARRRADLLDWARSVDGLVLEDDYDGDFRYDRAPVGALQGLDPEHVAYTGSVSKSLAPGLRLGWLLVPDPLVEEVVARKRTLDLGHPSLDQALFARFVERGDYDRQLRRCQRAYRERRDALVTALEEHFPGTEVSGISAGLHVIAALPERYGPQDRFLADLAAAGVAVRPLSDCRHVRTEADGKGTIRLVLGYAHLSPARIRDGVRRMAEAAAC
- a CDS encoding alkaline phosphatase D family protein, producing MSHRPLPGRRSVLRGSLAASAALTLPGALGAAPAFALSGRPKAGWGVQTGDVTTDSGLVWVRSDRPARMIVETSATESFRNPRRWHGPLLGTGTDFTGTTRLRGLPSGEQIHYRVLLADPDDPRRTGEPVTGTFRTASARRRDGVRFVWSGDLAGQGWGINPDLGGYRIYDAMAALDPDFFLCSGDNIYADGPISATAALPDGGTWRNITTEEKSKVAETLAEFRGNFRYNLLDDNLKRFNAQVPSIIQWDDHEVTNNWYPGEILGDARYTEKRVDVLAARARQAFAEYFPISTLRRPDGRVHRVQHHGPLLDVFVLDMRTYRNANSTDDQPADAQGILGREQLEWLKRELARSRAVWKVIASDMPIGLVVPDTGDGKPNIEAVAQGDPGAPLGRELQIAELLRFVKHRRITGTVWLTADVHYTSAQHYDPSRAAFKDFAPFWEFVSGPLNAGAFPANTLDGTFGPDRVFVKAPTVANVSPAGGYQFFGEVDIDGDSGDLTVRLREQDGTVLFTQVLRPGRVGQ